The sequence AATATCTGAATCAGCAGGAACTCTGTCTCCTTGTTGGGCATCACACCTGTGCTGGGCAGATGCAGGCAGAACCTCAGAGACGGAGGGGGacggagggaagggaagaggagagaagagaacatTGAAGTCAGGGAATTGATCACAGACAGGGAGAAAAGAATCAGagagaattagaaagaaaaaggctcatgcctgtaatcccagcacactgggaggccaaggggagaggatcgcttgagcccaggagtttgagaccagcctgggcaacatagcgagaccctacttctaaaagaaagatagaaagagaggaaggaagggacggagggagagagggagagagggagggaaggaaggaaggaaggaaagcaggcaggcaggcaggcaggcaggcaggcaggaaggaaggaaggaaggaaggaaggaaggaaggaaggaaggaaggaaggaaggaaaagtcaGAGGAAGGCAAGAAAGAGAGATGAGTGATGAAAAGATGGATTGGCAGAGGGAGGGgagccagagagacagagagggagccatggaggaaggaggggctgagacccaggagaggtGTTGCCAGCTATCAGGGTAGCCCACTCCCCACCCCGCGCCAGCCTCCTGGCCTCACCGTGGCTCTCCATCTGCTCCAGGACGGCAATCCCACACTCCTGCTGCCGAGGGTAGTGGACGAAGATGCGCTGGATGACGTTGCGAGGCCGGAAGACCTCTTTGGGGAAGATGTCGAGCAGCTGGTTGTACACAGCCAGGTCCCGCTCGACGCCATACTCCCGCATCTTGCGCAGGGCCAGGTAGATGAAGTCAATGTGGCCCCGCTTACGCACGCTGTGCTCCCCAAATTTCTGCACCGCCTGCAGGAAGCTGGCCTTGTCCCGTTCCCCGCTAGGCGCCTGCCCAAACAGGTCCTCATAGGGCACCAGAGCCTTGGTGGGCCTCTGCCGGGGTTCCGGTGGGCTGGAAACCAGGGACTGTTCAGAGCTATGGGGGGCTGCGCTGCAGTGCAGGCCCCGAGGGAGCTGGCGAGGGacctggggagggaggagaattgctggaatccgGCACCTCCCAGTGTCCATGGGGGCGCCAGGCTGGCTTTCCTGGGAGAGGTCCCAGTGGCCTCCCTGAGGACTTGGAGGTATGGAACTGTGGTTACGAACCCAAGA comes from Macaca fascicularis isolate 582-1 chromosome 19, T2T-MFA8v1.1 and encodes:
- the ECSIT gene encoding evolutionarily conserved signaling intermediate in Toll pathway, mitochondrial isoform X2: MSWVQATLLARGLCRAWGGICRAALPGTSISQVPRQLPRGLHCSAAPHSSEQSLVSSPPEPRQRPTKALVPYEDLFGQAPSGERDKASFLQAVQKFGEHSVRKRGHIDFIYLALRKMREYGVERDLAVYNQLLDIFPKEVFRPRNVIQRIFVHYPRQQECGIAVLEQMESHGVMPNKETEFLLIQIFGRKSYPMLKLLRLKMWFPRFMNINPFPVPRDLSQDPVELATFGLRHMEPDLSARVTIYQVPLPKDSTGAADPPQPHIVGSGRDPGGVEPLLPDAAGPGVFEEWLG